A section of the Macadamia integrifolia cultivar HAES 741 chromosome 9, SCU_Mint_v3, whole genome shotgun sequence genome encodes:
- the LOC122088563 gene encoding LOW QUALITY PROTEIN: putative ABC transporter C family member 15 (The sequence of the model RefSeq protein was modified relative to this genomic sequence to represent the inferred CDS: inserted 3 bases in 3 codons), with protein MEMSVNVIVSVAGFSLLFSWILVELFIQRHRYAEGDLLKHGRMEKRRVFTAIVLLSNVLISTSHLGFCFYEVWKLKTVPTQMVFSATAWVLATXYAFYSNNRSISVEKRWPSVLIFWWIFSCILSAFHVFIFFLTHLKSGIPSDFLREPNVAELVSFPLSLLLCVNAFCFSYNRRIPGIKDPLLQKEDNEVPPDFDTFSNAGIYGRLTFSWLNPLFRKGRSQKLELLHIPAVPESETAEKSYSLLQEWLRKQKNETSSLHTAIAYAFWRPLLINSLFAGVNTIASYMGPFLITNFVNFLLQKSDNSSHRYGLCLAVIFFFAKMVESLSQRQWYFGANQIGIQVRAAVTVLIYRKSLLVKYVGPKNGKIVNLINVDGERIGDFFWYIHGIWLLPIQVLLALVILYRNLGWVPSLAALLTTVLVMISNTPLANWQERLHSNIMEAKDARIKFTSEILKSMKVLKMHSWETTYLRKLMQLRESERSWLKLYLYICSIVAFLFWASPTLVSVITFGVCILVEAPLTSGAVLSALATFRILQEPIYNLPELISMIAQTKVSIDRVQNFIREEDQMVLKYSSTLXESDVAIEIEXGDNSWETSNIISKKPTIKISKSMKIMKGDKVAVCGSVGSGKSSLLSSILGEIPRITGAGIKVYGSKAYVPQSAWIQTGTIRDNVLFGKEMDNSFYRNVLEACALNIDLQMWSDGDLSTVGERGMNLSGGQKQRIQLARALYSDSDIYLLDDPFSAVDAHTGAHLFKECLMRILSRKTVIYVTHQLEFLHASDLVFVMKDGEIVQSGKYEDLIAEPDGELVKQMAAHSRSVSQVAPPQAQSILTNGSDQRSQMEVIEEKTEGSIGNGKLLKKVSDVETESGRVKWKVYGKFVTCAYKGALVPVIILCQVLFQALQMGSNYWIAWATEEGRVSRNKLIGVFILMSGGSSLFILGRAVFLATIAIETAQRLFLGMVNSIFRAPISFFDSTPTSRILNRSSTDQSTVDTDIPYRLAGLAFALIQLLSIIILMSQVAWQVFILFLGILAISIWYQAYYITTARELARMVASRKAPILHHFSESIAGAETIRCFKQQDRFLSKNLSSIDDYSRVAFHNSATMEWLCVRINFLFNLVFFLLLLILVILPRAAIDPSLAGLAAMYGLNLNVLQAWVIWNLCNVENKMISVERILQYSNIPSEAPLIIEECRPGPEWPIFGTVKLENLHVRYSPMLPMVLKGINCTFPGQAKIGVVGRTGSGKSTLIQALFRVVEPSEGRILIDEIDICDIGLQDLRSKLSIIPQDPTLFQGTIRANLDPLEQHSDTEIWEVINSQPCVTFQTVMQNQMLLDATVEEDGGNWSLGQRQLFCLARVLLKKRRILVLDEATASVDTTTDNVIQKTIREETSNCTVITVAHRIPTVIDNDLVLVLDEGKVLEYDSPTQLLRDSTTAFSKLVTEFLKRSSKSEGH; from the exons ATGGAGATGTCTGTAAATGTGATAGTGAGTGTAGCTGGTTTCTCACTGTTATTTTCATGGATTCTAGTAGAACTTTTTATACAGAGGCATCGATATGCAGAGGGTGATCTGTTAAAACATGGAcgaatggagaagagaagagtttTTACTGCAATTGTACTTCTGTCCAACGTTTTAATCTCTACTTCCCATctgggtttttgtttttatgagGTTTGGAAGCTGAAAACAGTCCCCACCCAGATGGTTTTCTCGGCAACAGCCTGGGTTTTGGCAA TATATGCATTCTACTCAAACAATAGGAGTATTTCAGTAGAGAAGAGGTGGCCTTCAGTCCTAATCTTCTGGTGGATCTTTTCCTGTATTCTCAGTGCTTTCCATGTCTTCATATTCTTCCTAACCCATCTGAAATCTGGGATACCGTCTGATTTCCTCCGTGAGCCTAATGTTGCAGAGCTTGTTTCCTTCCCACTTTCATTACTTCTCTGTGTCAATGCTTTCTGTTTCAGTTATAACAGAAGAATCCCAGGGATTAAAGACCCACTTCTTCAGAAAGAGGATAATGAGGTACCTCCAGATTTTGATACTTTCAGCAATGCAGGGATTTACGGCAGACTCACTTTCAGTTGGTTAAACCCACTGTTCAGAAAAGGTCGGAGTCAGAAACTAGAACTACTCCACATTCCAGCAGTTCCTGAATCCGAAACAGCAGAGAAATCCTACTCCTTGTTACAAGAATGGCTCaggaaacagaaaaatgaaacttCCTCTTTGCACACAGCTATAGCCTATGCTTTCTGGAGACCTCTGCTTATaaattctctttttgcag GTGTCAACACAATTGCTTCCTATATGGGTCCCTTCCTCATCACGAACTTTGTTAATTTCTTATTGCAAAAAAGCGACAATTCCAGCCATAGGTACGGACTGTGTCTTGCagtaattttcttctttgcaaagatggttgaatctcTGTCACAGAGACAATGGTACTTTGGCGCTAACCAGATCGGTATTCAAGTCCGAGCAGCTGTTACAGTACTAATTTACAGGAAATCCCTTTTAGTCAAGTATGTAGGCccaaaaaatggtaaaattgtAAACCTTATCAATGTGGATGGTGAGAGGATTGGGGACTTCTTCTGGTACATCCATGGGATCTGGTTGCTGCCTATCCAGGTCCTTCTAGCTCTTGTCATACTCTATAGGAACCTTGGTTGGGTTCCCTCCCTCGCGGCACTTCTCACCACAGTTTTGGTGATGATAAGCAACACCCCATTAGCCAATTGGCAAGAAAGGCTGCATTCTAACATCATGGAAGCAAAGGATGCAAGAATCAAGTTTACCTCCGAGATTTTGAAAAGCATGAAGGTATTGAAGATGCATTCATGGGAAACCACCTACTTGAGAAAGCTCATGCAACTAAGGGAAAGTGAGAGAAGTTGGTTGAAGCTATATCTGTATATATGCTCCATTGTTGCCTTCCTCTTCTGGGCTTCACCAACTTTAGTCTCAGTCATTACCTTTGGTGTTTGCATTCTGGTGGAAGCTCCATTAACATCCGGTGCTGTCCTCTCAGCTCTTGCCACTTTCCGGATTCTACAAGAACCCATTTACAATCTCCCCGAGCTAATCTCCATGATAGCTCAAACAAAGGTCTCAATTGATCGGGTCCAAAATTTCATCAGAGAAGAAGATCAAATGGTGCTGAAATACAGTAGTACTC TAGAGTCCGATGTTGCAATCGAGATTG ACGGAGATAACAGTTGGGAAACAAGTAACATAATTTCGAAGAAGCCAACAATCAAAATTTCTAAGAGTATGAAAATCATGAAAGGTGATAAGGTTGCTGTGTGTGGGTCTGTAGGTTCAGGGAAATCGAGCCTATTGTCTAGTATACTCGGAGAGATTCCAAGGATTACAGGGGCggggatcaaggtgtatggatcAAAGGCTTATGTCCCACAAAGTGCTTGGATTCAGACGGGAACAATTAGAGATAACGTGTTGTTTGGTAAGGAAATGGACAACAGTTTCTATAGAAATGTTCTAGAAGCATGTGCGTTAAATATAGATCTCCAAATGTGGAGTGATGGAGATCTGAGTACAGTGGGAGAAAGGGGAATGAATCTGAGTGGTGGGCAGAAGCAAAGGATTCAACTAGCAAGAGCCCTCTACAGTGATTCTGACATTTATCTACTAGATGATCCTTTCAGTGCAGTTGATGCTCATACAGGAGCACATCTCTTCAAG GAATGTCTAATGCGAATTCTGTCTCGGAAGACTGTCATTTATGTAACCCATCAATTGGAATTCTTGCATGCATCAGATCTTGTTTTT GTGATGAAAGATGGAGAGATTGTACAGTCAGGGAAATACGAAGACCTGATTGCAGAACCTGATGGTGAGCTTGTGAAACAAATGGCTGCTCATAGCAGATCAGTAAGCCAAGTTGCCCCACCCCAAGCACAAAGCATTTTAACCAATGGATCAGATCAGAGGAGTCAAATGGAAGTCATAGAGGAAAAAACAGAAGGTTCCATTGGCAATGGTAAACTTTTAAAGAAAGTTTCTGATGTAGAAACTGAGTCTGGTCGCGTCAAATGGAAAGTTTATGGAAAATTTGTGACATGTGCATATAAAGGAGCCCTTGTTCCGGTCATAATTCTTTGCCAAGTTTTATTCCAGGCATTACAAATGGGAAGCAATTACTGGATTGCTTGGGCAACTGAGGAGGGGAGAGTGAGTAGAAATAAGTTGATAGGGGTGTTCATTTTGATGTCTGGTGGAAGTTCCTTGTTCATCTTGGGTAGGGCAGTTTTTCTAGCAACTATTGCCATTGAAACTGCTCAGAGGCTATTTCTTGGCATGGTTAACTCTATCTTCCGAGCACCGATTTCCTTCTTTGACTCCACCCCTACAAGTCGAATCCTCAACAGG TCATCCACAGATCAAAGCACCGTCGATACAGACATTCCTTACAGACTAGCAGGATTAGCATTTGCTCTTATTCAGCTGCTGAGTATCATCATCCTTATGTCTCAGGTTGCCTGGCAGGTCTTCATTCTGTTCCTTGGAATCCTTGCCATCTCCATATGGTATCAG GCCTACTACATCACCACTGCCAGGGAACTAGCCAGGATGGTTGCAAGCAGGAAAGCTCCAATCCTTCATCATTTCTCAGAGTCAATTGCTGGGGCAGAAACAATTCGCTGCTTCAAGCAGCAAGACCGCTTTCTTTCCAAGAATCTCAGCTCGATTGATGATTACTCCCGCGTTGCTTTCCACAATTCTGCAACAATGGAATGGCTCTGTGTTCGAATCAACTTTCTATTCAATCTTGTATTTTTCCTCCTTCTACTAATTTTAGTAATCCTGCCAAGGGCAGCCATTGATCCCA GCTTGGCGGGACTTGCAGCTATGTATGGTTTGAACCTAAACGTTTTacaagcttgggtgatttggaATCTATGTAATGTTGAAAACAAGATGATCTCAGTCGAGAGAATTCTCCAGTACTCTAACATTCCAAGCGAAGCTCCACTGATAATTGAGGAATGTAGACCAGGACCTGAATGGCCAATCTTCGGAACTGTCAAGCTTGAAAACCTCCATGTCCGTTATAGCCCCATGCTCCCCATGGTTCTTAAAGGAATTAATTGCACTTTCCCAGGTCAGGCTAAGATTGGAGTGGTGGGCAGAACAGGCAGCGGCAAGTCTACTCTTATTCAAGCTCTTTTCAGGGTGGTGGAGCCTTCAGAAGGAAGGATTCTGATTGATGAAATAGATATTTGTGATATTGGTTTGCAGGATTTGAGGTCTAAATTGAGCATAATTCCACAAGACCCAACACTGTTTCAAGGAACTATTAGAGCTAATTTGGATCCCCTAGAACAGCATTCAGATACAGAAATATGGGAGGTAATAAACTCTCAACCTT GTGTCACTTTCCAGACAGTGATGCAAAACCAAATGCTTCTTGATGCAACAG ttgaagaagatggaggaaaCTGGAGTCTAGGACAAAGGCAGCTGTTTTGCCTGGCCAGGGTTTTgctgaagaagagaaggattctAGTGCTGGATGAAGCTACAGCATCAGTGGATACCACGACAGATAATGTGATTCAGAAGACaataagagaagaaacaagCAATTGCACTGTCATCACCGTGGCCCACCGAATTCCAACTGTCATTGACAATGACCTTGTTCTTGTGCTTGATGAAG GCAAAGTTTTAGAGTATGACTCCCCAACTCAGTTGCTTAGAGATAGCACTACAGCATTCTCAAAGTTGGTGACAGAGTTCTTAAAGAGATCATCAAAAAGTGAAGGTCACTAG